The Manihot esculenta cultivar AM560-2 chromosome 1, M.esculenta_v8, whole genome shotgun sequence genome has a window encoding:
- the LOC110618660 gene encoding phosphate transporter PHO1 homolog 9 isoform X1 → MKFGKEFAAQMVQEWQEAYMDYNYLKTILKDVLHFRQRNSPSAPAAAATSKGSLKRRVSLYRAFSGLTSRYRGSPRKNINEDEVILTSAVKEEGGEGRYQTMFMNASEEGGEYELMFFRRLDDEFNKVVNFYKKKVEEVMAEAEDLTRQMDALIALRIKVENPELGGTKMENVGISLNSVSIVHPINGGTRTPEWSQMEVIPEVEMSTEANSVNDKRGSDDESSASSRQSKAKHGILGFEPASLEVLDRVKINIEPETPVSTMKNITASSKSDLSYSKEELRKAEGLMARAFIVFYQKLRLLKSYCFLNQLAFSKIMKKYDKITSRNASKAYLNMVDASYLGSSEEVTKLMERVEATFIKHFANGNHRKGMNTLRPKAKREKHRTTFSLGFFSGCSFALVVAVIVLIHARDVLNSPGGPKYMENIFPLYSFFGFIVLHMLLYAANIYFWKRYRVNYTFIFGFKQGTELGYRDVLLLGSGLAVLTLGGVLSNLDMEMDPRTRDFKAATELIPLGLLTLVLLITFCPFNIMYRSSRFFLIQCALHCLLAPLYKVTLPDFFLADQLTSQVQAFRNLEFYICYYGWGDFKRRSNKCIESKVFESFYFVVAIIPYWIRFLQCLRRFFEEKDSMQIYNSVKYLSTIVAVALRTCYDLKRGMTWKILAAATSGFATIISTYWDIVIDWGLLRRNSRNPWLRDKLVIPNKSVYFVAMGLNVVLRLAWMQTVLGFRQAPFLHRTALTAIVACLEIIRRGIWNFFRLENEHLNNVGKYRAFKSVPLPFYYEDDEDKSI, encoded by the exons ATGAAGTTTGGGAAAGAATTCGCGGCCCAGATGGTGCAGGAATGGCAAGAAGCATATATGGATTATAACTATCTGAAGACAATTTTAAAAGATGTCCTGCATTTCAGACAGAGAAACTCTCCATCTGCCCCGGCGGCTGCAGCAACCTCAAAAGGTTCTTTGAAGAGAAGGGTATCTCTCTATAGAGCCTTCAGTGGCCTAACAAGCCGATATAGAGGCTCTCCGAGAAAGAACATCAATGAAGACGAAGTGATATTAACAAGCGCAGTGAAAGAAGAGGGAGGAGAAGGCCGTTATCAGACCATGTTTATGAATGCATCAGAGGAAGGAGGAGAATATGAGCTTATGTTCTTTAGGAGGCTTGATGATGAGTTCAATAAGGTGGTTAATTTTTACAAGAAAAAAGTCGAAGAAGtaatggcagaggcagaggattTGACTAGGCAAATGGATGCGTTGATTGCGCTAAGGATCAAAGTGGAGAATCCAGAGCTTGGAGGAACAAAAATGGAGAATGTCGGAATTTCCTTGAATTCGGTGTCAATTGTTCATCCTATCAATGGAGGAACTAGAACCCCAG AATGGTCGCAAATGGAGGTGATTCCAGAAGTTGAGATGAGCACTGAAGCAAATTCAGTTAATGATAAAAGAGGCAGCGATGATGAAAGTTCTGCATCCAGTAGGCAGAGCAAAGCCAAGCATGGCATTTTGGGATTTGAACCGGCTTCGTTAGAAGTTCTAGATCGTGTGAAGATCAATATTGAGCCTGAAACTCCTGTATCTACAATGAAAAATATCACTGCAAGTTCCAAATCAGATTTGTCCTATAGCAAGGAAGAACTGAGGAAAGCCGAGGGACTAATGGCTCGGGCTTTTATTGTATTTTACCAAAAGCTTCGACTTCTGAAAAGCTATTG CTTCTTGAACCAATTAGCATTCTCCAAGATCATGAAAAAATATGACAAG ATCACTTCAAGGAATGCGTCGAAAGCTTACCTAAATATGGTGGATGCTTCTTATCTGGGAAGCTCTGAAGAG GTCACTAAGCTCATGGAGAGGGTGGAGGCTACCTTCATTAAGCACTTTGCAAATGGGAATCATAGAAAAGGGATGAACACTTTAAGACCAAAAGCTAAAAGGGAAAAGCACAGAACTACATTCTCGTTGG GTTTCTTCTCTGGCTGCTCTTTCGCACTTGTGGTTGCAGTCATTGTGCTCATACATGCAAGAGATGTCCTCAACAGTCCAGGAGGTCCAAAGTATATGGAAAACATATTTCCACTCTACTC GTTCTTTGGGTTCATAGTCCTGCACATGCTACTGTATGCTGCAAATATATACTTCTGGAAACGTTACAGGGTCAATTATACATTCATATTCGGCTTCAAGCAAGGAACAGAATTGGGTTACAGAGATGTCTTACTTCTTGGTTCTGGTCTGGCAGTGCTCACATTAGGTGGTGTCCTCTCAAATTTGGATATGGAGATGGACCCAAGAACAAGAGACTTCAAAGCAGCTactgaattaatccctttgggTCTACTCACG CTTGTGCTTCTGATAACATTCTGCCCTTTCAATATAATGTACCGGTCAAGTCGCTTCTTCCTGATCCAATGTGCTCTTCATTGTCTACTTGCTCCTCTTTATAAG GTTACCCTTCCTGATTTTTTCTTGGCAGATCAGCTTACTAGCCAG GTGCAAGCTTTCAGAAATTTGGAATTCTACATTTGCTACTATGGTTGGGGAGACTTCAAAAGGAGGTCAAATAAATGCATTGAAAGCAAAGTTTTTGAAAGTTTCTATTTTGTTGTAGCAATTATTCCATATTGGATCCGCTTCCTTCAG TGTCTTCGCAGATTTTTTGAAGAAAAAGACTCTATGCAAATCTATAATTCAGTAAAATACTTGTCAACAATTGTTGCAGTTGCCTTGAGGACATGTTATGATCTGAAAAGGGGAATGACTTGGAAGATCTTGGCTGCAGCCACCTCAGGATTTGCAACTATTATTAGCACATACTGGGACATTGTAATAGACTGGGGCCTTCTGCGACGAAATTCAAGAAATCCATGGCTTAGAGATAAGCTTGTGATACCAAATAAAAGTGTTTACTTTGTGGCAATG GGGCTGAATGTTGTGCTGAGACTTGCTTGGATGCAGACAGTGTTGGGCTTTAGACAAGCACCTTTCTTGCATAGGACAGCATTAACTGCAATTGTTGCCTGCCTGGAGATAATTCGGCGTGGCATCTGGAATTTCTTCAG ATTGGAGAATGAGCACTTGAACAATGTTGGCAAGTATAGGGCTTTTAAGTCAGTACCCTTACCTTTCTACTATGAAGATGATGAAGACAAGAGTATATGA
- the LOC110618660 gene encoding phosphate transporter PHO1 homolog 9 isoform X3, whose product MKFGKEFAAQMVQEWQEAYMDYNYLKTILKDVLHFRQRNSPSAPAAAATSKGSLKRRVSLYRAFSGLTSRYRGSPRKNINEDEVILTSAVKEEGGEGRYQTMFMNASEEGGEYELMFFRRLDDEFNKVVNFYKKKVEEVMAEAEDLTRQMDALIALRIKVENPELGGTKMENVGISLNSVSIVHPINGGTRTPEWSQMEVIPEVEMSTEANSVNDKRGSDDESSASSRQSKAKHGILGFEPASLEVLDRVKINIEPETPVSTMKNITASSKSDLSYSKEELRKAEGLMARAFIVFYQKLRLLKSYCFLNQLAFSKIMKKYDKITSRNASKAYLNMVDASYLGSSEEVTKLMERVEATFIKHFANGNHRKGMNTLRPKAKREKHRTTFSLGFFSGCSFALVVAVIVLIHARDVLNSPGGPKYMENIFPLYSFFGFIVLHMLLYAANIYFWKRYRVNYTFIFGFKQGTELGYRDVLLLGSGLAVLTLGGVLSNLDMEMDPRTRDFKAATELIPLGLLTLVLLITFCPFNIMYRSSRFFLIQCALHCLLAPLYKVTLPDFFLADQLTSQVQAFRNLEFYICYYGWGDFKRRSNKCIESKVFESFYFVVAIIPYWIRFLQLP is encoded by the exons ATGAAGTTTGGGAAAGAATTCGCGGCCCAGATGGTGCAGGAATGGCAAGAAGCATATATGGATTATAACTATCTGAAGACAATTTTAAAAGATGTCCTGCATTTCAGACAGAGAAACTCTCCATCTGCCCCGGCGGCTGCAGCAACCTCAAAAGGTTCTTTGAAGAGAAGGGTATCTCTCTATAGAGCCTTCAGTGGCCTAACAAGCCGATATAGAGGCTCTCCGAGAAAGAACATCAATGAAGACGAAGTGATATTAACAAGCGCAGTGAAAGAAGAGGGAGGAGAAGGCCGTTATCAGACCATGTTTATGAATGCATCAGAGGAAGGAGGAGAATATGAGCTTATGTTCTTTAGGAGGCTTGATGATGAGTTCAATAAGGTGGTTAATTTTTACAAGAAAAAAGTCGAAGAAGtaatggcagaggcagaggattTGACTAGGCAAATGGATGCGTTGATTGCGCTAAGGATCAAAGTGGAGAATCCAGAGCTTGGAGGAACAAAAATGGAGAATGTCGGAATTTCCTTGAATTCGGTGTCAATTGTTCATCCTATCAATGGAGGAACTAGAACCCCAG AATGGTCGCAAATGGAGGTGATTCCAGAAGTTGAGATGAGCACTGAAGCAAATTCAGTTAATGATAAAAGAGGCAGCGATGATGAAAGTTCTGCATCCAGTAGGCAGAGCAAAGCCAAGCATGGCATTTTGGGATTTGAACCGGCTTCGTTAGAAGTTCTAGATCGTGTGAAGATCAATATTGAGCCTGAAACTCCTGTATCTACAATGAAAAATATCACTGCAAGTTCCAAATCAGATTTGTCCTATAGCAAGGAAGAACTGAGGAAAGCCGAGGGACTAATGGCTCGGGCTTTTATTGTATTTTACCAAAAGCTTCGACTTCTGAAAAGCTATTG CTTCTTGAACCAATTAGCATTCTCCAAGATCATGAAAAAATATGACAAG ATCACTTCAAGGAATGCGTCGAAAGCTTACCTAAATATGGTGGATGCTTCTTATCTGGGAAGCTCTGAAGAG GTCACTAAGCTCATGGAGAGGGTGGAGGCTACCTTCATTAAGCACTTTGCAAATGGGAATCATAGAAAAGGGATGAACACTTTAAGACCAAAAGCTAAAAGGGAAAAGCACAGAACTACATTCTCGTTGG GTTTCTTCTCTGGCTGCTCTTTCGCACTTGTGGTTGCAGTCATTGTGCTCATACATGCAAGAGATGTCCTCAACAGTCCAGGAGGTCCAAAGTATATGGAAAACATATTTCCACTCTACTC GTTCTTTGGGTTCATAGTCCTGCACATGCTACTGTATGCTGCAAATATATACTTCTGGAAACGTTACAGGGTCAATTATACATTCATATTCGGCTTCAAGCAAGGAACAGAATTGGGTTACAGAGATGTCTTACTTCTTGGTTCTGGTCTGGCAGTGCTCACATTAGGTGGTGTCCTCTCAAATTTGGATATGGAGATGGACCCAAGAACAAGAGACTTCAAAGCAGCTactgaattaatccctttgggTCTACTCACG CTTGTGCTTCTGATAACATTCTGCCCTTTCAATATAATGTACCGGTCAAGTCGCTTCTTCCTGATCCAATGTGCTCTTCATTGTCTACTTGCTCCTCTTTATAAG GTTACCCTTCCTGATTTTTTCTTGGCAGATCAGCTTACTAGCCAG GTGCAAGCTTTCAGAAATTTGGAATTCTACATTTGCTACTATGGTTGGGGAGACTTCAAAAGGAGGTCAAATAAATGCATTGAAAGCAAAGTTTTTGAAAGTTTCTATTTTGTTGTAGCAATTATTCCATATTGGATCCGCTTCCTTCAG TTGCCTTGA
- the LOC110618660 gene encoding phosphate transporter PHO1 homolog 9 isoform X2 → MKFGKEFAAQMVQEWQEAYMDYNYLKTILKDVLHFRQRNSPSAPAAAATSKGSLKRRVSLYRAFSGLTSRYRGSPRKNINEDEVILTSAVKEEGGEGRYQTMFMNASEEGGEYELMFFRRLDDEFNKVVNFYKKKVEEVMAEAEDLTRQMDALIALRIKVENPELGGTKMENVGISLNSVSIVHPINGGTRTPEWSQMEVIPEVEMSTEANSVNDKRGSDDESSASSRQSKAKHGILGFEPASLEVLDRVKINIEPETPVSTMKNITASSKSDLSYSKEELRKAEGLMARAFIVFYQKLRLLKSYCFLNQLAFSKIMKKYDKITSRNASKAYLNMVDASYLGSSEEVTKLMERVEATFIKHFANGNHRKGMNTLRPKAKREKHRTTFSLGFFSGCSFALVVAVIVLIHARDVLNSPGGPKYMENIFPLYSFFGFIVLHMLLYAANIYFWKRYRVNYTFIFGFKQGTELGYRDVLLLGSGLAVLTLGGVLSNLDMEMDPRTRDFKAATELIPLGLLTLVLLITFCPFNIMYRSSRFFLIQCALHCLLAPLYKVTLPDFFLADQLTSQVQAFRNLEFYICYYGWGDFKRRSNKCIESKVFESFYFVVAIIPYWIRFLQIF, encoded by the exons ATGAAGTTTGGGAAAGAATTCGCGGCCCAGATGGTGCAGGAATGGCAAGAAGCATATATGGATTATAACTATCTGAAGACAATTTTAAAAGATGTCCTGCATTTCAGACAGAGAAACTCTCCATCTGCCCCGGCGGCTGCAGCAACCTCAAAAGGTTCTTTGAAGAGAAGGGTATCTCTCTATAGAGCCTTCAGTGGCCTAACAAGCCGATATAGAGGCTCTCCGAGAAAGAACATCAATGAAGACGAAGTGATATTAACAAGCGCAGTGAAAGAAGAGGGAGGAGAAGGCCGTTATCAGACCATGTTTATGAATGCATCAGAGGAAGGAGGAGAATATGAGCTTATGTTCTTTAGGAGGCTTGATGATGAGTTCAATAAGGTGGTTAATTTTTACAAGAAAAAAGTCGAAGAAGtaatggcagaggcagaggattTGACTAGGCAAATGGATGCGTTGATTGCGCTAAGGATCAAAGTGGAGAATCCAGAGCTTGGAGGAACAAAAATGGAGAATGTCGGAATTTCCTTGAATTCGGTGTCAATTGTTCATCCTATCAATGGAGGAACTAGAACCCCAG AATGGTCGCAAATGGAGGTGATTCCAGAAGTTGAGATGAGCACTGAAGCAAATTCAGTTAATGATAAAAGAGGCAGCGATGATGAAAGTTCTGCATCCAGTAGGCAGAGCAAAGCCAAGCATGGCATTTTGGGATTTGAACCGGCTTCGTTAGAAGTTCTAGATCGTGTGAAGATCAATATTGAGCCTGAAACTCCTGTATCTACAATGAAAAATATCACTGCAAGTTCCAAATCAGATTTGTCCTATAGCAAGGAAGAACTGAGGAAAGCCGAGGGACTAATGGCTCGGGCTTTTATTGTATTTTACCAAAAGCTTCGACTTCTGAAAAGCTATTG CTTCTTGAACCAATTAGCATTCTCCAAGATCATGAAAAAATATGACAAG ATCACTTCAAGGAATGCGTCGAAAGCTTACCTAAATATGGTGGATGCTTCTTATCTGGGAAGCTCTGAAGAG GTCACTAAGCTCATGGAGAGGGTGGAGGCTACCTTCATTAAGCACTTTGCAAATGGGAATCATAGAAAAGGGATGAACACTTTAAGACCAAAAGCTAAAAGGGAAAAGCACAGAACTACATTCTCGTTGG GTTTCTTCTCTGGCTGCTCTTTCGCACTTGTGGTTGCAGTCATTGTGCTCATACATGCAAGAGATGTCCTCAACAGTCCAGGAGGTCCAAAGTATATGGAAAACATATTTCCACTCTACTC GTTCTTTGGGTTCATAGTCCTGCACATGCTACTGTATGCTGCAAATATATACTTCTGGAAACGTTACAGGGTCAATTATACATTCATATTCGGCTTCAAGCAAGGAACAGAATTGGGTTACAGAGATGTCTTACTTCTTGGTTCTGGTCTGGCAGTGCTCACATTAGGTGGTGTCCTCTCAAATTTGGATATGGAGATGGACCCAAGAACAAGAGACTTCAAAGCAGCTactgaattaatccctttgggTCTACTCACG CTTGTGCTTCTGATAACATTCTGCCCTTTCAATATAATGTACCGGTCAAGTCGCTTCTTCCTGATCCAATGTGCTCTTCATTGTCTACTTGCTCCTCTTTATAAG GTTACCCTTCCTGATTTTTTCTTGGCAGATCAGCTTACTAGCCAG GTGCAAGCTTTCAGAAATTTGGAATTCTACATTTGCTACTATGGTTGGGGAGACTTCAAAAGGAGGTCAAATAAATGCATTGAAAGCAAAGTTTTTGAAAGTTTCTATTTTGTTGTAGCAATTATTCCATATTGGATCCGCTTCCTTCAG ATTTTTTGA